One genomic window of Camelina sativa cultivar DH55 chromosome 5, Cs, whole genome shotgun sequence includes the following:
- the LOC104786017 gene encoding glycine cleavage system H protein 1, mitochondrial, whose protein sequence is MALRMWASSTANALKLSTSVSKSHLSPAFSISRCFSTVLEGLKYANSHEWVKHEGSVATIGITAHAQDHLGEVVFVELPEENSTVSKEKSFGAVESVKATSEILSPISGEVIEVNKNLTGSPGLINTSPYEDGWMIKVKPSSPAELESLMGAKEYTKFCEDEDAAH, encoded by the exons ATGGCACTGAGAATGTGGGCTTCTTCTACAGCAAACGCTCTCAAGCTTTCTACTTCTGTCTCCAAGTCTCATCTCTCTCCAGCTTTCTCCATCTCTAGATGCTTCTCCAcag TGTTGGAGGGTTTGAAGTATGCAAATTCACACGAGTGGGTTAAACATGAAGGCTCTGTTGCCACCATTGGCATCACTGCCCATGCTCAG GACCATTTAGGTGAAGTAGTGTTTGTGGAACTGCCAGAGGAAAATAGCACGGTGAGCAAAGAGAAAAGCTTTGGAGCAGTGGAGAGTGTGAAGGCCACAAGTGAGATCTTATCACCCATCTCAGGTGAAGTCATTGAGGTTAACAAGAATCTCACGGGCTCACCAGGCTTG ATTAACACAAGCCCTTACGAAGATGGCTGGATGATCAAAGTGAAGCCGAGCAGCCCCGCGGAGTTGGAATCTTTGATGGGTGCAAAGGAATACACCAAGTTCTGCGAGGATGAAGACGCTGCTCACTAG